A DNA window from Rossellomorea marisflavi contains the following coding sequences:
- a CDS encoding DUF779 domain-containing protein — MSVSATDAADGVIKRLWEKHGPLIFHQSGGCCDGSAPICLEEGDLLIGDGDVLVGTVSQTPFYMSREQYEYWKAFDILLDVKEGRGGMFSLESSLGVRFVTTSSLKK; from the coding sequence ATGTCAGTCTCTGCAACTGACGCAGCGGATGGCGTGATCAAGAGGCTGTGGGAAAAGCATGGTCCCCTCATCTTTCACCAATCCGGTGGATGCTGTGATGGCAGCGCCCCGATCTGCCTGGAAGAGGGAGACCTCCTGATCGGTGACGGGGACGTCCTTGTGGGTACCGTGTCTCAGACGCCGTTCTATATGAGTCGGGAGCAATATGAGTACTGGAAAGCCTTCGACATCCTTTTGGATGTGAAAGAGGGGAGAGGTGGCATGTTTTCCCTGGAATCTTCGCTCGGGGTCAGATTTGTCACCACCTCCTCTCTGAAAAAATAA
- a CDS encoding spore morphogenesis/germination protein YwcE has translation MDVFMVYLFIATATPLFLWIEHRKWAVAHIPFVIALWGAFIYYVVVPELGGWGHVTLWSLLVANFAFAHLAAFYLYATPYLRKQREKRLIKS, from the coding sequence ATGGATGTATTCATGGTTTATCTATTTATTGCAACCGCCACGCCTCTTTTTCTCTGGATAGAACACCGCAAGTGGGCAGTGGCCCATATCCCGTTCGTCATCGCCCTATGGGGTGCATTCATCTATTACGTCGTTGTTCCTGAACTCGGTGGCTGGGGACATGTGACGCTGTGGAGCTTGCTCGTTGCGAACTTTGCCTTTGCCCATCTGGCTGCATTTTATCTGTACGCGACACCTTATCTTCGGAAACAACGTGAGAAAAGGCTCATCAAATCATAA
- a CDS encoding sodium-dependent transporter yields the protein MAAKQQWTSKLGFILAAAGSAIGLGAIWKFPYMAGANGGGVFFLLFILFTVLIGAPILLAEFIIGRKAGADAITSYKKLAPNSYWHLIGYLGTIVSFIILSFYSVVGGWILSYLWRSVTGSLSGKTQEGYSALFESVISNPWEVLIAQGVFMIMTIMVVQGGVQKGIERASRYMMPSLFILFFVLVIRALTLDGAMEGVRFLLLPDWSQLTGKTVLLAMGQAFFALTVGLSVMVTYASYLPKNDSMPKSALSVSGLNILISLLAGLVIFPAVYALGFQPDQGPGIAFVVLPAVFNEMAFGGLFFTIFLVLLLFATLTSAFSILEIGVAGLSKGASTKRVKFSWMVGILAFVAGIPSALSFGVLGDIKIAGLNFFDFADNITSNFGLPIGALLISIFIGYRLKKEDVWDEVRLGSGISRGVFNAWMLLIRILVPIAIILILITN from the coding sequence TTGGCTGCAAAACAACAATGGACTTCTAAACTTGGCTTCATCCTGGCTGCCGCAGGTTCCGCAATCGGACTGGGCGCCATCTGGAAATTCCCCTATATGGCCGGGGCAAATGGTGGAGGTGTCTTCTTCCTTCTCTTCATCCTCTTCACCGTCCTGATCGGGGCACCGATCCTGCTGGCGGAATTCATCATCGGACGCAAAGCTGGTGCAGATGCGATTACTTCCTATAAAAAACTTGCTCCCAATTCATACTGGCATCTCATAGGATACTTAGGAACCATCGTTTCCTTCATCATCCTATCTTTTTATAGTGTCGTCGGAGGCTGGATTTTATCCTACCTTTGGAGAAGTGTAACGGGCTCTTTGAGCGGGAAAACCCAGGAAGGATATTCGGCGCTCTTTGAAAGTGTCATATCGAATCCATGGGAGGTGCTGATTGCACAGGGCGTCTTCATGATCATGACCATTATGGTCGTACAGGGAGGCGTACAGAAAGGGATCGAACGGGCGAGCCGGTATATGATGCCATCATTATTCATTTTATTCTTCGTTCTCGTCATCCGGGCCCTGACGCTGGACGGTGCCATGGAAGGAGTTCGCTTCCTTCTTCTTCCTGACTGGAGCCAGCTTACTGGAAAGACGGTCCTCCTTGCCATGGGACAGGCCTTTTTCGCTCTCACAGTCGGACTATCGGTCATGGTCACCTACGCTTCCTACCTGCCGAAGAATGACAGCATGCCCAAATCGGCCCTCAGCGTATCGGGATTGAATATCCTGATTTCACTGCTTGCGGGCCTTGTGATCTTCCCGGCTGTTTATGCCCTCGGGTTCCAACCCGACCAGGGTCCAGGGATCGCCTTCGTCGTACTTCCAGCCGTTTTCAATGAAATGGCCTTCGGCGGACTGTTCTTCACGATCTTCCTGGTCCTGCTCCTGTTCGCGACATTGACCTCCGCATTCTCCATCCTGGAGATCGGTGTGGCTGGCTTATCAAAAGGAGCATCCACAAAACGGGTGAAATTTTCGTGGATGGTGGGGATCCTCGCTTTTGTAGCAGGGATTCCGAGCGCCCTTTCCTTCGGGGTATTGGGTGATATCAAAATTGCAGGTCTGAACTTCTTCGACTTCGCAGACAACATCACCTCGAACTTCGGTCTTCCGATCGGAGCACTCCTGATCAGTATCTTCATCGGCTATCGACTGAAGAAGGAAGATGTGTGGGACGAAGTAAGGTTGGGTTCAGGTATTTCACGGGGCGTGTTCAACGCCTGGATGCTCCTGATCCGCATTCTCGTCCCCATTGCGATCATATTGATCCTCATTACCAATTGA
- the adh gene encoding aldehyde dehydrogenase, which produces MLYQNPNTEGSLVSFKDQYENFIGGEFVPPVSGEYFDNVSPVTGKVFTRIARSNQEDVEKALDAAHAAKDAWGKTTVAERASVLNKIADRMEENLEMLAVAETWDNGKPVRETLAADLPLAIDHFRYFAGCIRGQEGTIGEIDEDTVSYHFHEPIGVVAQIIPWNFPLLMATWKIAPALAAGNCIVLKPAEQTPASIMVLMDLIKDILPKGVLNVVQGFGLEAGKPLAQSKRVGKVAFTGETTTGRLIMQYASQNLIPVTLELGGKSPNIFFEDVMDQDDDFLDKAVEGFVMFALNQGEVCTCPSRALVQESIYDKFIERAIERVKQIKQGNPLDTDTMLGAQASQEQLDKILSYIQIGKDEGAEVLIGGEQNQLDGDHGTGFYVKPTIFKGTNDMRVFQEEIFGPVVSVTTFKTKEEALDIANDTLYGLGAGVWSRDMNTAYRFGRDIQAGRVWTNCYHQYPAHAAFGGYKMSGIGRETHKMMLSHYQQTKNLLVSYSPKKLGFF; this is translated from the coding sequence ATGCTGTATCAGAACCCGAATACAGAAGGCTCATTGGTGTCGTTCAAGGATCAGTATGAAAACTTTATCGGAGGGGAATTCGTACCGCCTGTAAGCGGTGAATACTTTGATAATGTATCGCCGGTGACAGGGAAGGTCTTCACACGGATTGCACGATCCAATCAGGAGGATGTGGAAAAGGCTCTTGATGCCGCCCATGCTGCAAAGGACGCCTGGGGAAAAACGACTGTTGCCGAAAGGGCGTCCGTCCTGAATAAGATTGCCGACCGGATGGAAGAAAACCTGGAAATGCTGGCAGTGGCAGAGACCTGGGATAATGGGAAGCCTGTGCGGGAGACGCTGGCAGCGGATCTTCCCCTTGCCATCGATCACTTCAGGTATTTTGCAGGGTGTATCAGGGGGCAGGAAGGTACGATCGGTGAAATCGATGAAGATACTGTATCCTACCACTTCCACGAGCCGATCGGTGTCGTCGCCCAGATCATCCCGTGGAACTTCCCTCTCCTCATGGCCACATGGAAGATCGCGCCGGCATTGGCCGCCGGGAACTGCATCGTCCTTAAACCGGCCGAGCAGACGCCTGCTTCCATCATGGTCCTGATGGATCTCATCAAGGACATCCTTCCGAAAGGCGTCCTGAATGTGGTTCAAGGTTTTGGGCTTGAAGCGGGAAAACCACTGGCCCAAAGCAAGCGGGTCGGCAAAGTGGCCTTCACTGGTGAGACGACGACGGGGAGGCTGATCATGCAGTATGCTTCTCAGAACCTCATCCCTGTCACGCTTGAACTGGGTGGAAAATCCCCGAACATATTCTTCGAGGATGTGATGGACCAGGATGACGACTTCCTTGATAAAGCGGTGGAAGGCTTTGTCATGTTCGCGCTGAATCAGGGGGAGGTTTGTACCTGTCCTTCAAGGGCCCTGGTCCAGGAGTCCATTTATGATAAATTCATAGAGCGCGCCATCGAACGGGTCAAGCAGATCAAGCAGGGGAATCCCCTTGATACGGATACAATGCTCGGGGCGCAGGCTTCCCAGGAGCAGCTCGATAAAATCCTTTCTTATATTCAAATCGGAAAAGATGAAGGTGCCGAGGTGTTGATCGGTGGTGAACAGAACCAGCTTGACGGCGATCATGGCACAGGTTTCTATGTCAAACCGACGATCTTCAAAGGAACAAACGATATGAGGGTCTTCCAAGAAGAAATCTTTGGCCCGGTCGTTTCCGTGACGACGTTCAAAACGAAAGAAGAGGCGCTGGACATCGCCAATGATACACTTTATGGACTTGGGGCAGGCGTATGGTCGAGGGATATGAATACGGCCTACCGCTTCGGCAGGGATATCCAGGCGGGACGCGTATGGACGAACTGTTACCACCAGTACCCTGCGCATGCCGCTTTCGGTGGATATAAAATGTCCGGAATCGGGCGCGAGACCCATAAGATGATGCTCTCCCACTATCAGCAGACGAAGAATCTTCTTGTCAGCTACAGTCCAAAGAAACTGGGATTCTTCTAA
- the yugI gene encoding S1 domain-containing post-transcriptional regulator GSP13: MTTKFETGSVVTGKVTGIQPYGAFVALDEETQGLVHISEITHGFVKDVNEHLSVGDEVQVKVLSVDEAKGKISLSIRATQEAPAEQPAAAKKPRRQGSVKPAAAEETTPAGFNTLKDKLEEWIEQSKREDLIKK; encoded by the coding sequence ATGACTACAAAATTCGAAACAGGATCTGTTGTAACTGGTAAAGTTACAGGAATCCAGCCTTACGGTGCGTTTGTTGCTTTAGATGAAGAAACACAAGGACTTGTCCACATTTCAGAAATCACTCACGGATTCGTTAAAGACGTGAATGAGCACCTTTCTGTTGGTGATGAAGTACAAGTGAAAGTTCTTTCTGTTGACGAAGCGAAAGGGAAAATCAGCCTTTCAATCCGCGCAACTCAAGAAGCTCCTGCAGAACAACCTGCAGCAGCAAAGAAACCACGTCGTCAAGGAAGTGTGAAACCGGCAGCAGCTGAAGAAACAACTCCTGCAGGCTTCAATACTCTTAAAGACAAACTTGAAGAGTGGATTGAGCAATCAAAACGCGAAGATCTAATCAAAAAGTAA